One Defluviimonas aquaemixtae DNA window includes the following coding sequences:
- a CDS encoding HalD/BesD family halogenase: protein MQDILDLDRYPLDRPGSARWDALVARARTDLARDGMFNLEGFLRSGARDAAVAELAPRFESDSFTHARRHNIYFQKSVPGLAPDHPALRMFETRNRTLCGDQIGPVVTRLYEWPGFARFLAAAMGKDALYTMDDPLARVNAMAYGEGEALNWHFDRSEFTTTLLLQASDAGGAFEYRSDLRSDTEPNYDGVARLLAGQDPDCRSLALAPGTLNVFRGRNTAHRVTPVRGEQSRIIAVFSLYERPGVQFTEEERIGFYGRAA, encoded by the coding sequence ATGCAGGACATTCTCGACCTCGACCGCTATCCGCTCGACAGGCCCGGCTCGGCCCGCTGGGACGCTCTCGTCGCACGCGCCCGCACAGATCTGGCGCGTGACGGCATGTTCAACCTCGAAGGTTTCCTCCGGTCGGGGGCGCGGGACGCCGCCGTGGCCGAGCTCGCGCCCCGGTTCGAGAGCGACAGTTTCACCCATGCCCGCCGACACAATATCTACTTCCAGAAATCGGTTCCGGGACTTGCGCCCGATCATCCAGCACTGCGCATGTTCGAGACCCGGAACCGCACGCTCTGCGGCGACCAGATCGGCCCGGTCGTCACCCGGCTATACGAATGGCCGGGCTTCGCCCGCTTCCTCGCCGCGGCCATGGGCAAGGACGCGCTTTACACGATGGACGATCCGCTCGCCCGCGTGAACGCGATGGCCTACGGCGAGGGCGAGGCGTTGAACTGGCATTTCGACCGGTCGGAATTCACGACCACGCTTCTCTTGCAGGCGTCTGACGCGGGCGGCGCGTTCGAGTATCGGTCCGATCTGCGGAGCGATACTGAGCCGAACTACGACGGTGTCGCGCGACTTCTCGCGGGCCAGGACCCGGATTGCCGGTCGCTCGCCCTCGCGCCCGGGACGCTCAATGTCTTCAGGGGGAGAAACACGGCGCATCGCGTGACGCCCGTAAGAGGCGAGCAGTCGCGCATCATCGCTGTCTTTTCGCTCTACGAACGCCCCGGCGTGCAGTTCACCGAAGAAGAACGGATCGGGTTTTACGGGCGCGCCGCCTGA
- a CDS encoding LysR substrate-binding domain-containing protein — translation MSAPPPLNAIRAFEVAARSGSFVQAGAELGVTSAAVSQQVKALEVHLGKRLFLRQGNRIALTDAGRAIYPRIEAALGELAAVTAELMSGRDRARLIVSVLPSVAELFLAPALRGFDGLGGVEVRIEEDPVIFARDGVDLRITYGAHAYPDHHAETLFRDRLVPVAAPGFAAPECGLKHLPDGAFIHTNWGPAYATQPSWAAWFASKGLSRRPELRAGLNVGTTSFAVAAARAGLGVALVPERIAGGEIGSGCLVLANPGALTMSWDYVLVWPHALQRKPSLRALIAHLKARAVEGSDDGLEDRA, via the coding sequence ATGTCAGCTCCCCCGCCCCTCAATGCGATTCGCGCCTTCGAGGTCGCGGCAAGATCCGGCAGTTTTGTGCAGGCCGGCGCGGAGTTGGGTGTCACCTCTGCCGCCGTTAGCCAGCAGGTCAAGGCGCTTGAGGTGCATCTCGGCAAGCGGCTGTTTCTGAGGCAGGGCAACCGCATCGCGCTGACCGATGCTGGCCGCGCGATCTATCCCCGGATCGAGGCGGCCCTTGGCGAGCTTGCGGCGGTCACCGCCGAACTCATGTCCGGTCGCGACCGCGCTCGGCTCATCGTTTCGGTGCTGCCTTCGGTCGCCGAGCTCTTTCTCGCACCAGCGCTCAGGGGTTTCGACGGCCTTGGCGGAGTCGAGGTCCGGATTGAAGAGGACCCTGTGATCTTCGCCCGCGACGGGGTCGATTTACGCATCACCTATGGTGCGCATGCCTATCCTGACCACCACGCGGAGACGCTGTTTCGTGACCGGCTGGTACCCGTCGCGGCACCGGGTTTCGCGGCGCCCGAATGCGGGCTCAAGCACCTGCCCGACGGCGCCTTTATCCATACCAATTGGGGCCCGGCCTATGCCACGCAGCCCTCTTGGGCCGCATGGTTCGCATCGAAAGGGCTGTCGCGCCGCCCCGAACTTCGCGCGGGGCTCAATGTCGGAACGACCAGCTTCGCCGTCGCTGCGGCCCGGGCGGGGCTGGGGGTCGCGCTTGTTCCCGAACGCATCGCGGGCGGCGAGATTGGGTCGGGGTGCCTTGTTCTGGCCAATCCGGGCGCGCTCACGATGTCCTGGGACTACGTGCTCGTCTGGCCACATGCGCTTCAGCGCAAGCCCTCGCTCAGGGCGCTCATCGCGCATCTGAAAGCGAGGGCAGTGGAGGGATCAGATGATGGCTTGGAAGATCGCGCCTGA
- a CDS encoding permease encodes MADVAGGGAPQSGIGHRWLLTPWTIVVLAPLLVAAFDPARFGTVTSFAARAFAGTLPYIAFAVVLISALKAAGAERMIADAFKGREVRMIVLAALFGGLAPFCSCEVIPFVAGLLALGAPLSAVMAFWLSSPLIDPPTLLITAAALGWPFAIAKAVSAVALGLFGGFVTRALIGAGMFGDAIRPFSQGGCGCGPSPLSGRPAWRFWTDPARRHVFGREFGHNALFLVKWLALAYVLEALLVTYVPADLIASAVGGEGLGSIAVAALVGMPAYLNSYVAPPLLAGLTEQGMSAGAALAFMVAGAVSSIPAMAAVWSLVHKPVFAAYIGLGLTGAILSGAIFQAII; translated from the coding sequence ATGGCTGACGTGGCAGGCGGCGGGGCGCCGCAATCCGGGATCGGCCACAGATGGCTTCTTACGCCGTGGACGATCGTCGTCCTCGCGCCCCTTCTCGTCGCGGCTTTCGACCCTGCACGATTTGGTACGGTCACAAGTTTCGCAGCCCGCGCTTTCGCGGGCACCCTGCCCTACATAGCCTTCGCAGTCGTCCTGATCTCCGCGCTGAAGGCCGCGGGCGCCGAACGCATGATCGCTGATGCGTTCAAGGGTCGCGAGGTCCGCATGATCGTACTCGCCGCTCTTTTCGGCGGGCTCGCGCCATTCTGCTCGTGCGAGGTGATCCCATTCGTCGCCGGACTTCTTGCGCTTGGCGCACCGCTCTCCGCCGTCATGGCCTTCTGGCTCTCATCGCCGCTCATCGACCCGCCGACCCTTCTTATCACCGCGGCCGCGCTCGGCTGGCCCTTCGCGATCGCCAAAGCGGTTTCGGCAGTGGCGCTCGGCCTGTTCGGCGGATTCGTGACCCGCGCGCTGATTGGGGCGGGGATGTTCGGCGACGCGATCAGGCCCTTTTCCCAGGGCGGCTGCGGCTGCGGCCCCTCTCCGCTATCCGGTCGGCCTGCCTGGCGCTTCTGGACCGATCCCGCGCGCAGGCATGTCTTCGGACGGGAATTCGGCCACAACGCGCTCTTTCTCGTCAAATGGCTCGCGCTAGCCTACGTACTTGAAGCGCTGCTCGTCACCTACGTTCCCGCCGATCTCATCGCCAGCGCGGTGGGCGGCGAAGGGCTCGGATCCATCGCCGTCGCCGCTCTCGTCGGGATGCCTGCCTATCTCAACAGCTATGTCGCTCCGCCGCTTCTCGCCGGTCTTACGGAACAGGGGATGAGCGCGGGAGCTGCCCTCGCCTTCATGGTCGCGGGTGCTGTCAGCTCGATCCCGGCGATGGCGGCGGTATGGTCGCTGGTGCACAAGCCGGTCTTCGCGGCCTATATCGGGCTCGGCCTTACGGGCGCCATCCTGTCAGGCGCGATCTTCCAAGCCATCATCTGA
- a CDS encoding ArsR/SmtB family transcription factor, which produces MRADTAAAGFAAMGSEARLSVLRTLVRAGEEGLIVGHIQARTGIAPSTLNHHLRSLSEAGLIIQERDGRSVINRANYVQLEALAGFILSECCADAESKAVTHG; this is translated from the coding sequence ATGAGAGCTGATACGGCCGCCGCGGGATTTGCGGCAATGGGGTCCGAAGCGCGCCTTAGTGTTCTCCGAACGCTCGTTCGCGCGGGCGAAGAGGGCCTTATCGTGGGTCATATCCAGGCACGCACGGGTATCGCGCCGTCCACGCTTAATCATCATTTGAGAAGCCTCTCCGAGGCAGGGCTCATTATCCAGGAACGCGACGGACGCTCGGTCATCAACAGGGCGAACTATGTCCAGCTCGAGGCGCTGGCGGGATTTATCCTCAGCGAATGCTGCGCGGACGCGGAAAGCAAGGCGGTGACGCATGGCTGA
- a CDS encoding DUF1244 domain-containing protein yields MDDQTRTEIEAAAFRTLRRHLMEKRADVQNIDLMNLAGFCRNCLARWYQEAANERGIVMSKEEARKIYYGMPYEEWKAQNHAEADSDKKAAFDVAFRENVGEQKKG; encoded by the coding sequence ATGGACGACCAAACCCGCACCGAGATCGAGGCAGCCGCCTTTCGCACGCTGCGCCGACACCTGATGGAGAAGCGCGCCGACGTGCAGAACATCGATCTGATGAATCTCGCCGGATTCTGCCGCAACTGCCTGGCGCGCTGGTATCAGGAAGCGGCGAACGAACGCGGCATCGTGATGTCGAAGGAAGAGGCGCGCAAGATCTACTACGGCATGCCCTATGAAGAATGGAAGGCGCAGAACCATGCCGAGGCGGATTCAGACAAGAAAGCCGCCTTTGATGTCGCGTTCCGAGAAAATGTCGGCGAGCAAAAGAAGGGCTGA
- a CDS encoding N-formylglutamate amidohydrolase, with amino-acid sequence MTHKPYEIVGKDRPARWLVTCDHATNRVPDCIGGGALGIAPADMDRHIAYDIGAAGVTHRLAERLNAPAILSKFSRLVIDPNRGEDDPTLVMKLYDSTVIPENRAVDAAETKRRLDAFYRPYHDALEYLAARRTDTVICAVHSFTPRLFGRSDRPWQIGILYSHVDPRLALALLDRLRAEPGLVVGENEPYGGHLDGDSIDRHALRPGRPNVLIEIRHDLIRTEDGQIAWADRLAPILEEVLSATNL; translated from the coding sequence ATGACGCACAAGCCCTACGAGATCGTCGGTAAGGACCGCCCTGCACGCTGGCTCGTGACCTGCGATCACGCCACGAACCGCGTGCCCGACTGTATCGGGGGTGGCGCGCTCGGGATCGCGCCCGCGGACATGGACCGCCACATCGCGTACGATATTGGCGCCGCGGGCGTCACGCACCGGCTGGCCGAGCGCCTGAACGCGCCCGCGATCCTCTCGAAGTTCTCGCGCCTAGTCATCGACCCAAACCGGGGCGAGGATGACCCGACGCTGGTCATGAAGCTTTACGACAGCACGGTGATCCCCGAGAACCGCGCAGTGGACGCGGCCGAGACGAAACGACGGCTCGACGCCTTCTACCGGCCCTATCACGACGCGCTCGAATATCTCGCTGCCCGCCGCACCGACACTGTGATCTGCGCCGTCCACAGCTTCACGCCGCGGCTGTTCGGCCGCTCTGACCGTCCCTGGCAGATCGGTATCCTCTACTCCCATGTCGATCCACGTCTCGCGCTGGCGCTTCTCGACCGGCTCAGGGCTGAACCCGGTCTCGTGGTCGGAGAGAACGAACCCTATGGCGGCCATCTCGATGGTGACTCGATCGATCGGCACGCGCTCAGACCCGGCCGCCCGAATGTGCTGATCGAGATTCGCCATGATCTGATCCGGACCGAGGACGGCCAGATCGCCTGGGCCGACCGGCTGGCCCCCATTCTTGAAGAGGTCCTCTCGGCCACCAATCTCTGA
- the pyk gene encoding pyruvate kinase, whose amino-acid sequence MRRLRNVKIVATLGPSSSDYDTIRALFEAGADVFRLNMSHGSHEEQAARHANIRKVEADTGRPIAILADLQGPKLRVGTFANGEEELAEGQKFRFDLDPAEGDANRVCLPHEEIFAALEAGTRLLVNDGKIRLKVDECGADFASCTVTTGGTISNRKGVNVPDVVLPLAALSDRDKADLEFACSLGVDWLALSFVQRPADVEEARALVKGRAAIMSKIEKPAAVKAYPAILQASDGIMVARGDLGVELPVHSVPPIQKQLVRGARAAAKPVIVATQMLESMIESPMPTRAEVSDVATAIYEGADAVMLSAESAAGQYPVEAVTTMDSVAKSVEADPIYREVIEASRRVRRETVADGIVAAAREIAEATNIHAICCFTQSGTTASLVARERPNVPIIALTPVAATARRLCLTWGVHCVLSDDIIDRFKMAVVNAARAARQYGFATENDQIVVTAGVPFNVTGTTNILRVAPCDERLIFRTDPE is encoded by the coding sequence ATGAGGCGGCTGCGTAACGTCAAGATCGTCGCGACCCTGGGACCCTCGTCGAGCGACTACGACACGATCCGCGCGCTGTTCGAGGCAGGCGCAGACGTGTTCCGGCTGAACATGAGCCACGGCAGCCACGAAGAGCAGGCCGCCCGCCATGCGAACATCCGCAAGGTCGAGGCCGATACCGGCCGCCCGATAGCGATCCTCGCCGACCTGCAAGGCCCGAAGCTGCGCGTCGGCACATTCGCGAACGGCGAGGAGGAGCTTGCTGAAGGGCAGAAGTTCCGCTTCGATCTCGATCCCGCCGAAGGCGATGCAAACCGTGTCTGTCTGCCGCACGAGGAGATTTTCGCCGCGCTCGAGGCGGGCACGAGGCTTCTGGTCAACGACGGAAAGATACGGCTGAAGGTCGACGAATGCGGGGCCGATTTCGCCAGTTGCACGGTGACCACGGGCGGCACGATCTCCAACCGCAAGGGCGTGAACGTGCCCGATGTCGTCCTCCCGCTCGCAGCACTGTCGGACCGCGACAAGGCAGATCTCGAATTCGCCTGCTCGCTTGGGGTCGACTGGCTCGCCCTGTCATTTGTTCAGCGCCCGGCGGATGTCGAGGAGGCGCGCGCACTGGTCAAGGGCCGTGCCGCGATCATGTCGAAGATCGAGAAACCCGCCGCGGTCAAGGCCTACCCCGCGATCCTGCAGGCCTCCGACGGGATCATGGTCGCGCGCGGGGATCTTGGCGTTGAACTGCCGGTGCATTCGGTGCCGCCGATCCAGAAGCAGCTTGTCCGCGGCGCGCGCGCCGCGGCCAAACCCGTGATCGTCGCGACCCAGATGCTGGAATCGATGATCGAAAGCCCGATGCCCACGCGGGCGGAGGTCTCGGACGTCGCCACCGCGATCTACGAGGGCGCCGACGCAGTGATGCTGTCGGCCGAGAGCGCGGCGGGCCAGTATCCGGTCGAGGCGGTGACGACGATGGACAGCGTCGCCAAGTCCGTCGAGGCTGATCCGATCTACCGCGAAGTCATCGAGGCCAGCCGGCGGGTGAGACGCGAGACCGTGGCCGACGGCATCGTCGCTGCGGCGCGCGAGATTGCCGAGGCAACCAACATCCACGCCATCTGCTGCTTCACGCAGTCCGGCACGACTGCGAGCCTTGTCGCGCGCGAGCGTCCGAACGTGCCGATCATCGCGCTCACCCCCGTCGCGGCGACGGCGCGCCGGCTCTGCCTTACCTGGGGCGTCCACTGCGTCCTGAGCGACGATATCATCGACCGCTTCAAGATGGCGGTCGTGAACGCCGCCCGCGCGGCTCGGCAATACGGCTTCGCCACCGAGAACGACCAGATCGTTGTCACTGCGGGCGTGCCCTTCAACGTCACGGGCACAACCAATATCCTTCGCGTCGCCCCCTGCGACGAAAGGTTGATTTTCCGCACCGATCCCGAATAA
- the rpmI gene encoding 50S ribosomal protein L35 — protein sequence MPKMKTKSAAKKRFKMTATGKVKSGVAGKRHGMIKRSTDFIRKATGTMVLSDADTKIVKKYMPYDR from the coding sequence ATGCCCAAGATGAAGACCAAATCGGCCGCCAAGAAGCGGTTCAAGATGACCGCGACTGGCAAGGTCAAGTCCGGTGTCGCCGGCAAGCGTCACGGCATGATCAAGCGCTCGACGGACTTCATCCGCAAGGCGACGGGCACCATGGTGCTGAGCGACGCGGATACGAAGATCGTCAAGAAATACATGCCCTACGACCGCTGA
- the rplT gene encoding 50S ribosomal protein L20 translates to MARVKSGVVTHARHRKIIKKAKGYYAARGTNFRVATQAVDKANQYATRDRKTRKRNFRALWIQRINAAVRAIDADMTYSRFVNALGRAGIEVDRKVLADLAVHEPAAFEAIVGKAKAALA, encoded by the coding sequence ATGGCTCGCGTTAAATCCGGCGTCGTCACCCACGCCCGTCACCGCAAGATCATCAAGAAGGCCAAGGGCTATTACGCCGCCCGGGGCACGAATTTCCGTGTTGCCACCCAGGCGGTGGACAAGGCGAACCAGTACGCCACCCGCGACCGTAAGACCCGCAAGCGCAACTTCCGCGCGCTCTGGATCCAGCGGATCAACGCGGCGGTCCGGGCGATCGACGCCGACATGACCTATTCGCGTTTCGTCAACGCGCTCGGCCGCGCCGGGATCGAGGTCGACCGCAAGGTCCTCGCCGATCTCGCCGTGCACGAACCCGCGGCGTTTGAGGCCATCGTCGGAAAGGCGAAGGCCGCGCTCGCGTAA
- the pheS gene encoding phenylalanine--tRNA ligase subunit alpha: protein MDALKERYLGGIAEAGDEAALEELRVAALGKKGEISLKMRELGQMDPAVRQAAGQALNRLKDEIDAALRAKKAALGDAALDERLKAEWLDVTLPGRPRRQGTVHPISQVTEEVTAIFADMGFAVAEGPQIESDWYNFDALNIPPEHPSRQEMDTFYMARAEGDNRPPHVLRTHTSPVQIRSMQTHGAPIRIIAPGRVYRMDMDQTHTPMFHQVEGLAIDRDISMANLKWVLEEFCRAFFEVEGVELRFRASHFPFTEPSAEVDIRCSWAGGSLKIGEGDDWMEILGSGMVHPKVLAAAGVDPDEWQGFAFGLGIDRLAMLKYGIPDLRAFFESDLRWLRHYGFAALDMPTVAGGLSR from the coding sequence TTGGACGCGCTGAAGGAGCGGTATCTGGGCGGCATCGCCGAGGCGGGCGACGAGGCGGCGCTCGAGGAGCTGCGCGTCGCGGCGCTCGGCAAGAAGGGCGAGATATCCTTGAAGATGCGCGAGCTGGGGCAGATGGACCCGGCCGTGCGGCAGGCGGCGGGGCAGGCGCTGAACCGGCTGAAGGACGAGATCGACGCGGCCTTGCGGGCGAAGAAGGCGGCGCTGGGCGATGCGGCGCTCGACGAGCGGCTGAAGGCCGAGTGGCTCGACGTCACGCTGCCGGGGCGGCCGCGGCGGCAGGGCACGGTGCATCCGATCAGCCAGGTCACCGAGGAGGTGACGGCGATCTTCGCGGATATGGGCTTCGCGGTGGCCGAGGGGCCGCAGATCGAGTCGGACTGGTACAATTTCGACGCGCTCAACATCCCGCCCGAGCACCCCTCGCGGCAGGAGATGGACACGTTCTACATGGCGCGCGCGGAGGGCGACAACCGGCCGCCGCATGTGCTTCGGACCCATACCTCGCCGGTGCAGATCCGGTCGATGCAGACGCATGGCGCGCCGATCCGCATCATCGCGCCGGGGCGGGTCTACCGGATGGACATGGACCAGACGCACACGCCGATGTTCCACCAGGTCGAGGGGCTGGCGATCGACCGCGACATCTCGATGGCGAACCTGAAATGGGTCCTGGAGGAGTTCTGCCGCGCGTTCTTCGAGGTGGAGGGGGTGGAGCTGCGCTTCCGCGCCTCGCATTTCCCGTTCACCGAGCCGTCGGCCGAGGTCGATATCCGCTGTTCGTGGGCCGGCGGGTCCTTGAAGATCGGTGAGGGGGACGACTGGATGGAAATTTTGGGCTCCGGCATGGTCCATCCGAAGGTGCTGGCAGCGGCGGGGGTGGACCCCGACGAATGGCAGGGCTTTGCGTTCGGGCTCGGCATCGACCGGCTGGCGATGCTGAAATACGGGATTCCGGATCTCAGGGCGTTCTTCGAGAGCGATCTTCGGTGGCTCAGGCATTACGGCTTCGCGGCGCTGGATATGCCGACGGTGGCCGGGGGGTTGAGTAGGTGA
- the pheT gene encoding phenylalanine--tRNA ligase subunit beta, producing the protein MKFTLFWLKDHLETEASLDEITYALTDLGLEVEGVENPADTLGAFRIARVIEAKQHPDADRLRLCRVATYPDGPGGRMEEVQVVCGAPNARTGMVGVFAPVGTHIPGTGVDLKPGVIRGVESNGMLCSEREMMISDDHEGIIDLPEDAPLGERFIDYRGLNDPTIDIAITPNRPDALGVRGIARDLAARGLGVLKPQAIEPVHGAFKSPIGVVIDASLKENGCPLFTGRVIRGVKNGPSPAWLQRRLKAIGLRPISALVDITNFFTYDQNRPLHVFDADKVAGDLRIYPAEGGEELLALDEKTYRFEPGMMVIGDDKGPESIAGVMGGEPSGCTEETVNVFLESAYWTPIVIAATGRALKIHSDARYRFERGVDPDFTLPGLEQATRMILEICGGEASEVVVDGAVPDDARAYRFDAKKVVRLVGMDIPEGEQRGTLEALGFTLKGDMAAPPSWRPDVQGEADLVEEVARIASLTKLEGKPMRRAKPGVPKPILTPMQMREKAARRVLAALGYNECVTYSFIDAGSAAMFGGGAEATRLENPISSEMTHMRPDLLPGLLQAAARNQARGFTDVALFEVGPVFAGGEPGEQALVATGLLVGASAARDPYGSRRAVDLYDAKADAEAVLAALGAPARMQINRKVEGWWHPGRSGVMALGPNALCAFGEVHPKVLRAMDVKGPAVAFTVHVEAVPFPKAKSATRPALAISDLQAVERDFAFVVDRGVEALTLVNAAQGADKALIEGVSVFDEFSGAKAEAQMGAGKKSLAITVRLQPRDKTLTDEEIEAVSAKIVEKVAKATGGVLRS; encoded by the coding sequence ATGAAATTCACCCTCTTTTGGCTGAAAGACCATCTCGAAACCGAGGCCTCGCTCGACGAGATCACATACGCGCTCACCGATCTCGGGCTCGAGGTCGAGGGGGTCGAGAACCCCGCCGACACGCTCGGCGCGTTCCGCATAGCCCGTGTGATCGAGGCGAAGCAGCATCCCGATGCGGATCGCCTCAGGCTCTGTCGGGTCGCGACCTATCCGGACGGGCCGGGGGGCCGGATGGAGGAGGTGCAGGTCGTCTGCGGCGCGCCGAATGCGCGGACGGGGATGGTCGGGGTCTTCGCGCCCGTGGGCACGCATATTCCGGGGACGGGGGTGGACCTGAAGCCCGGCGTGATCCGGGGGGTCGAGAGTAACGGGATGCTCTGTTCCGAGCGGGAGATGATGATCTCGGACGATCACGAGGGGATCATCGACCTGCCGGAGGATGCGCCCCTCGGCGAGCGGTTCATCGATTATCGCGGGCTCAACGACCCGACGATCGACATCGCGATCACGCCGAACCGGCCCGATGCTTTGGGCGTCCGGGGGATCGCCCGCGACCTCGCGGCGCGGGGGCTCGGGGTGCTGAAGCCGCAGGCGATCGAGCCGGTGCACGGCGCGTTCAAGAGCCCGATCGGCGTGGTGATCGACGCGAGCCTGAAGGAGAACGGCTGTCCCCTCTTCACAGGTCGGGTGATCCGGGGGGTGAAGAACGGGCCGTCGCCCGCCTGGTTGCAGCGGCGGCTGAAGGCGATCGGGCTCAGGCCGATCTCGGCGCTCGTCGATATCACGAACTTCTTCACCTATGACCAGAACCGGCCCTTGCACGTCTTCGACGCGGACAAGGTGGCGGGCGATCTGCGCATCTATCCGGCGGAGGGCGGCGAGGAGCTTCTGGCGCTCGACGAGAAGACCTACCGGTTCGAGCCGGGGATGATGGTGATCGGCGACGACAAGGGACCCGAGAGCATCGCCGGCGTGATGGGCGGCGAGCCGTCGGGCTGCACCGAGGAGACGGTGAACGTCTTCCTCGAGTCGGCCTACTGGACGCCGATCGTGATCGCCGCGACGGGCCGCGCGCTGAAGATCCACTCCGACGCGCGCTACCGGTTCGAGCGCGGGGTGGACCCGGACTTCACCCTGCCGGGGCTGGAACAGGCGACGCGGATGATCCTGGAGATTTGCGGCGGCGAGGCGTCGGAGGTCGTGGTGGACGGCGCGGTGCCGGATGACGCGCGCGCCTACCGGTTCGATGCGAAGAAGGTGGTGCGCCTCGTCGGCATGGACATTCCCGAGGGCGAGCAGCGGGGGACGCTGGAGGCCTTGGGCTTCACGCTCAAGGGCGACATGGCCGCGCCGCCGTCCTGGCGGCCGGACGTGCAGGGCGAGGCCGATCTGGTCGAGGAGGTGGCGCGGATCGCGTCCCTGACGAAGCTTGAGGGCAAGCCGATGCGGCGCGCCAAGCCGGGCGTGCCGAAGCCGATCCTGACGCCGATGCAGATGCGCGAGAAGGCGGCGCGACGGGTGCTGGCGGCCTTGGGCTACAACGAATGCGTGACCTATTCGTTCATCGACGCGGGCAGTGCTGCGATGTTCGGTGGCGGCGCCGAGGCGACGCGGCTGGAAAACCCGATCTCTTCGGAGATGACGCATATGAGGCCTGACCTTCTGCCGGGGCTCCTGCAGGCGGCGGCCAGGAACCAGGCGCGGGGCTTCACCGACGTGGCGCTTTTCGAGGTCGGCCCGGTCTTTGCCGGTGGCGAGCCGGGCGAGCAGGCGCTGGTGGCGACGGGGCTCTTGGTCGGCGCCTCGGCGGCGCGCGATCCCTACGGATCGCGCCGGGCGGTCGATCTTTACGATGCGAAGGCGGATGCCGAGGCGGTGCTGGCGGCTTTGGGCGCGCCCGCGAGGATGCAGATCAACCGCAAGGTCGAGGGCTGGTGGCATCCCGGACGGTCGGGCGTGATGGCGCTGGGGCCGAATGCGCTCTGCGCGTTCGGCGAGGTCCATCCGAAGGTGCTGCGCGCGATGGACGTGAAGGGGCCGGCGGTGGCCTTCACCGTCCATGTCGAGGCGGTGCCCTTCCCGAAGGCGAAATCCGCGACGCGCCCGGCGCTGGCGATCTCCGACCTGCAGGCGGTGGAGCGCGATTTCGCCTTCGTCGTGGACAGGGGCGTCGAGGCGCTGACGCTGGTGAACGCGGCGCAGGGCGCGGACAAGGCGCTGATCGAAGGCGTGTCCGTCTTCGACGAGTTCTCGGGCGCGAAGGCCGAGGCGCAGATGGGGGCGGGGAAGAAATCGCTCGCCATCACCGTGCGCTTGCAGCCGCGCGACAAGACGCTGACCGACGAGGAGATCGAGGCGGTTTCGGCGAAGATAGTCGAGAAGGTCGCGAAGGCGACAGGCGGGGTGCTGCGCAGCTAG
- a CDS encoding YtoQ family protein — protein sequence MTLKVYLSGEIHTDWREQIVAGAKGLDVEFSSPVTDHAASDDCGVAILGAEDQKFWHDHKGAKVNAIRTRKAIAEADVVVVRFGDQYKQWNAAFDAGYAAALGKSLVVLHGSSHAHALKEVDAAALAVAEEPRQVVDILRYVLTGKLPG from the coding sequence ATGACACTGAAGGTCTATCTCTCGGGCGAAATCCACACCGACTGGCGCGAGCAGATTGTCGCGGGGGCGAAGGGGCTCGATGTGGAGTTTTCGTCGCCGGTGACGGATCACGCGGCCTCGGACGATTGCGGGGTGGCGATCCTCGGGGCGGAGGACCAGAAGTTCTGGCACGACCACAAGGGCGCCAAGGTAAATGCGATCCGGACACGGAAGGCGATCGCGGAGGCGGATGTCGTGGTGGTGCGGTTCGGCGATCAGTACAAGCAGTGGAACGCGGCCTTCGATGCGGGCTATGCCGCCGCACTTGGAAAATCGCTGGTCGTGCTCCACGGGTCCAGCCATGCCCATGCGCTGAAAGAAGTCGATGCAGCGGCTCTCGCCGTGGCCGAGGAGCCGCGCCAGGTCGTCGATATCCTACGCTATGTGCTGACGGGCAAGTTGCCCGGCTAA